tttttaaatttttagaatatttttgaaagtttaatttaatttcaaaagattgttctatattattgaaaaaaaaaatttgggacACCCATATTTTTTCACCTTCATGTCCTAATTCTAAATCTTCACATGCAccgaatattttatttatattattcaCTATTAGGATTTGAATCCTCTCCCATCGCCCTCCTATATCATGTCCTGTTGGACGTCCAAATGCAGTCTATGATAATATTTACATCACAATAATTGATATGGATGTCGTTTCTAGAAATTTAAAGATACATTTGGGagataataatgaaaataatagtCAATTTTCAACTAAGTTTTCATATTtacatttaaataaattacactgtcttaaatttttctacaatgaattaataaaagcaaaattaaaatgaattatacTACTCACTAAATTCTTCATTATCGatgttaatatataaatataattaaattggaGCAATTATAAAGTAAGAGTAAAAACTCTGTACACAatattcatttaaaatttttaatagcATGAACTTTTATAATGAAAGGGTATATTATTCAGGGTATAGCAATTACACTTTTCATATGAAGTATTTTTttctagaaaataaaaaaaaaatatttcataacaattataaaatataaaagccGAGATGGAGGATATGATTGTGCCACATTGCCCAAATTTATAACTCTCATCTCATGATTGAACGTCTTTTTGGTTGttcatataattaatattattaatgaCATTATGAtcttacttaattattatattgaaaaatgaacaaaccttaaatattttcttaaaaaataattgactcAACTAATAAAAAGGTTTTCCCACAAATATCGAGTaagttaaattttataatttttatactttCGGAAAAGCTCGAATCTGCACCTAGTTATGAGTAGTATAGATGAGCAGTTCTAAGTTGAGAAAATCTTCAATtgtaatttcaaaattgtgaaaataataaataaattttaaatttaagaaCCAATTTGCGAGGTTTTCCATCgaatatatattgttaaaaAAAGATAGTCTTATGTATATTGCCAGATGGTGCGAGGTTGATAACGTCACGAGTCCACTCGGTTGAAGAAAATCATAGACTAAAGAGAATGTAACTTTACATGAAAGAGCCGATGTTACTGTTAGGGTCTCGTTTGAATTAAAGGAGGACGTGAATCAAATGTTTTGACCAACAAGAAGTAATTAAAATTTGCATATGAAAATTatgcctttttttcttttttgtagaTAAGTGAAAATATCacttcaaatatatatatatatatatatatatatatatataatattacttcaaatattattaatggctatatatatatatatatatatatatgatgaaattAAGACAAGTACGCACTGTGATGTGATGCTACAATGACAAGTTTGAATTCTACTtcagtcatatataattcagATATTTTTCTGATTTAATTGTATCTTCTTGTTACAATTAAGCAGAATACTAGGACTGCTAAGATCATGAGTGCGATCCCAAGCGGGATCGCTGAATGCCCGTGCAAGCTTGCCACGGAAACACAAGCAAAACCATATGAAACAGAGTGTCTCCCCACacggaaaagaaaagaccAAAACCATATGAAGATCCTCGATGGTTCTTCCCAATCGGAAAAGAGCCGCCATACCAAATTCCAGGTAAACGTTCTAACAAATTGATGATCTCATGTCCATATTATTCTGTTTCTGCGCAATAtacttatacatatatatatatatatatggtgaaAGTAAGACAATTAGTACGTGTTGtgatatgataatttttttttgggggcaGGAAATATGATAGTTTATTAACCTGTGAATTCTACTtttctacatatatatgaatattagGATATTTTCTAATTCAGCTACTTCATCTTGTTATAATTTGAAGCCAAATGGGAGAGGTTGGAACACGAACAAGATCGCAATAAACATCATGGAAACGCTAGACGAGCTGCCAGCTTCCACCAGGCCAACGAAGGTTCATCACAAACTACATGCTGCGACTAAAGAGGTGTACGAGCCTTATATATTTAAGGTTCATCACCAACTACGTGCTGCGAATAAAGAGGTGTACGAGCCTCATATATTTAAGGTTCATCACCAACTACGTGCTGCGAATAAAGAGGTGTACGAGCCTGTGTTGGTTTCGATTGGACCATACTATCATGATAAACGCAAGAGTCAACTTCAATATATGGAACAACATAAGTTGCGCTACCTACAAGATCTGCTGAAACGaaaggaggaaaaagaagGTCCAACCGAATTTGACCAAATAAGGGAGTATCTTGGGGTTTTGGAAGAATTGGAAGATGAGGCTCGTGGTTACTATGCAGATCCCATCGCCCTTGAGAAAAATGTCTTCCTAGAAATGTTGTTGCTTGATGGCTGCTTTATCATTGAGCTGTTCCGTAAAGCTGCATGGGATCAACCTGAAAGAGAAGCGGACCCACTATTTAAAGCTGATTGGGTACGTGTGTCCTTAGCGAGAGATTTAATGCTACTTGAAAATCAAATTCCATTCTTTGTTCTGGAGCGTCTACATTTCATGATTGGTGATCGGCCTGAACCGGTCCACCTTATTTATGGGGCCGTGGAGTATCTCCCAGCATATGGGCACTTAAGTTCACATGTTGGCCCAGGTGAATGCGAAAATGCACTGGAAAGCATCTCCAATCTTCTCCGGCCTAAACGTACATTTCAAGGTAGACGACTAAACCCAGAGGAACTCACAGATATTAAGCATATTTTGGATCTTGTCCGCAAGTTCATGTTGGTTGTGGAGATCTCGGAAATGAAAGATGAAAGTGACTCACCACCCAAGCAAGGGCAGAGTATCAAAAAGTATTCTGCCACAAAACTGCGTGAATTAGGAGTTAGATTTAAGGGTGTGGAGAAAAGTAAGTTTTATGATATCACATTTGAAAATGGGCTTTTAAAGATTCCAATCATCAAAATAGAAGATGTTACAGAAGGGCGATTTCGAAATTTAATTGCATATGAAGAACATTATGtccgaaaaaataaatatataggaGACTACATGAGTTTCATGGACGATCTGGTAAATACCCCAAAGGATGTTGAGCTGCTTCGGCACCACGGGATAATCGAAAGCCTCATGGGTGATGATGAAGTTATCGCTGCCATGTTCAACAATATGTGCAAACATAGGATATTGTCGAACTACTACTATGCAGAAATAGTTGACAAACTGACGAAGCATTGCAAAAAGAAGCGACATGTCTGGATGGCGAAGTTATAGAGAAATCATCTTAGCAGCCCGTGGAAAATCTTGTCAGTTCTAGTAGGATTGATCCTACTCATCTCAACTATCACACAAACTGTCTACACTGTTCGCTCATTCTACAATGCAAATTAGGGATCCAAGTCATGGCGCGTTACTTTGCTTACAATATTGTGAAATGTCTTTTGGTACGTAAATTCTGCATATTCTGCATAATTCTCTGTTGTGTTttattatgataaattatcagtaatatatgtaatttattcAATGAGTTCAATGATTATCTAATAAGTTGCATTTTCTTTGCAGGGACTATAAGGCTTGCAAATCTTTCACCATTGCTTGCCTGTGTGAGTTCTTTCCTTTGAATGTGCTGGTCTTGCCCCCGTTTCACATCATTCCCCATCAGATCTGCAATATTGCATTACTTGCGCAGCCGTCTGTGCCTGTGCCATCACCCACTCGTCCTGCTCTAATAAGCGATTTCACCATTATTAGAGTCTTAAACATTCACGAGCCTCTCATGCCTTCTCTTGCCACTGTCTCAGACAGTTGCCTGGAGCCGCCTCTCTAGATCCCTTCACCTGATGAAGTTCCTTGTGGATTTTCAGTGCTTATCGCTTTACCTTTTTCTTCTCACGTTtgtttttgtttccttttcgTTAAGCGGGATGCTCCTTTCTTTCTATGCAAACAAAAGTTATTGATCGCTTGGAggtttattgaaaaaaaaaatgttgctTCGGtgcactaaaaaaaaaagtgatataaatgagaCCCACTCAAAAGAAGATCTTATAGTACAAAACTTATAAAATCAATCTCACATACCTAAGCATATGGTGAACCTATCGAAAGCACTTCAATTGGCTAAAGAATATTGATTGGCCAAGCAAAAACAGCTGAACCTTAGAGAACAAGCTTAACTCTTTACTCCAAAACCAAAACAGTATCCATTCCAATATTACTTCCATCAAGAATAACTCAAATTTTCAGCTAATTTCACCACTTTCTGATCATATAACCAACTCAACTAACTGATTTCAGCATAACCTTAACCGGGAGAAACTCAAAATGGCTCTCCTCATCAAATATGCTCGAGCAACAAAACCGACCTTAGGCTAAGCTGAGCTGAAAATAAACTTAAACCCAGCGAATACTAATgtttaaattatgaaaaccAAGTTACT
Above is a window of Punica granatum isolate Tunisia-2019 chromosome 7, ASM765513v2, whole genome shotgun sequence DNA encoding:
- the LOC116215432 gene encoding uncharacterized protein LOC116215432 isoform X3 encodes the protein MIKRMSDEEISVEEISDRDLNTRTAKIMSAIPSGIAECPCKLATETQAKPYETECLPTRKRKDQNHMKILDGSSQSEKSRHTKFQPNGRGWNTNKIAINIMETLDELPASTRPTKVHHKLHAATKEVYEPYIFKVHHQLRAANKEVYEPHIFKVHHQLRAANKEVYEPVLVSIGPYYHDKRKSQLQYMEQHKLRYLQDLLKRKEEKEGPTEFDQIREYLGVLEELEDEARGYYADPIALEKNVFLEMLLLDGCFIIELFRKAAWDQPEREADPLFKADWVNAKMHWKASPIFSGLNVHFKGL
- the LOC116215432 gene encoding uncharacterized protein LOC116215432 isoform X1; this translates as MIKRMSDEEISVEEISDRDLNTRTAKIMSAIPSGIAECPCKLATETQAKPYETECLPTRKRKDQNHMKILDGSSQSEKSRHTKFQPNGRGWNTNKIAINIMETLDELPASTRPTKVHHKLHAATKEVYEPYIFKVHHQLRAANKEVYEPHIFKVHHQLRAANKEVYEPVLVSIGPYYHDKRKSQLQYMEQHKLRYLQDLLKRKEEKEGPTEFDQIREYLGVLEELEDEARGYYADPIALEKNVFLEMLLLDGCFIIELFRKAAWDQPEREADPLFKADWVRVSLARDLMLLENQIPFFVLERLHFMIGDRPEPVHLIYGAVEYLPAYGHLSSHVGPGECENALESISNLLRPKRTFQGTIRLANLSPLLACVSSFL
- the LOC116215432 gene encoding uncharacterized protein LOC116215432 isoform X2 — encoded protein: MIKRMSDEEISVEEISDRDLNTRTAKIMSAIPSGIAECPCKLATETQAKPYETECLPTRKRKDQNHMKILDGSSQSEKSRHTKFQPNGRGWNTNKIAINIMETLDELPASTRPTKVHHKLHAATKEVYEPYIFKVHHQLRAANKEVYEPHIFKVHHQLRAANKEVYEPVLVSIGPYYHDKRKSQLQYMEQHKLRYLQDLLKRKEEKEGPTEFDQIREYLGVLEELEDEARGYYADPIALEKNVFLEMLLLDGCFIIELFRKAAWDQPEREADPLFKADWVNAKMHWKASPIFSGLNVHFKVDD